One genomic window of Bradyrhizobium sp. B124 includes the following:
- the nifB gene encoding nitrogenase cofactor biosynthesis protein NifB, which translates to MNAVVGRRTYANGAVASGKMMQPASEHKGCRTSANSGQASCGSRAVQGDLPTGIWEKVKNHPCYSEEAHHHYARMHVAVAPACNIQCNYCNRKYDCANESRPGVVSEKLTPEQAVRKVLAVASTIPQMTVLGIAGPGDPLANPEKTFKTFDLVAKAAPDIKLCLSTNGLALPDHIDTIVRSRIEHVTITINMIDPEIGAKIYPWIFFNHKRYTGIDAARILADRQLRGLEMLSERGILCKVNSVMIPQINDHHLAAVNKAVKSRGAFLHNIMPLISAPEHGTVFGLNGQRGPTAQQLKELQDACEGEIAMMRHCRQCRADAVGLLGEDRSAEFTTGQVMKMDIKYDLEMRKAYQERVEDERAAKVTANQDGLAKFTGEMSEITLLVAVATKGSGLINEHFGHAKEFQVYELSTSGVKFVGHRRVDVYCQGGHGEEDRLSTIIRGISDCHAVFVAKIGGCPKSNLIKAGIEPVDQYAHEYIEKSAIAWFRSYLDRVKSGEIQHAKRGDAAIRQGALISAA; encoded by the coding sequence ATGAATGCGGTCGTCGGGCGCAGAACATATGCCAACGGTGCGGTAGCTAGCGGCAAGATGATGCAGCCTGCCTCCGAGCATAAGGGCTGCCGCACGTCAGCCAACAGCGGCCAGGCCAGCTGCGGCTCACGGGCAGTCCAAGGCGATCTGCCGACCGGGATCTGGGAAAAGGTGAAGAACCATCCCTGCTACAGCGAAGAGGCGCATCATCATTACGCCCGCATGCATGTTGCGGTAGCGCCAGCCTGCAACATCCAGTGCAATTACTGCAACCGCAAATACGACTGTGCCAATGAATCGCGTCCGGGCGTGGTGAGCGAGAAGCTCACCCCTGAGCAGGCGGTGAGAAAAGTGCTCGCGGTCGCGAGCACCATTCCACAGATGACGGTGCTTGGCATCGCCGGTCCGGGCGATCCCTTGGCCAATCCAGAAAAGACGTTCAAGACGTTCGACCTGGTCGCCAAGGCGGCTCCCGACATCAAGCTATGTCTGTCGACCAACGGACTGGCGCTGCCGGACCATATTGACACCATCGTCAGGTCCAGAATCGAGCACGTCACCATCACCATCAACATGATCGATCCCGAAATCGGCGCAAAGATCTATCCGTGGATCTTCTTCAACCACAAGCGCTACACCGGCATCGACGCGGCGAGGATACTCGCCGATCGTCAGCTGCGAGGTCTCGAGATGCTCAGCGAGCGGGGTATCCTGTGCAAGGTCAACTCGGTAATGATCCCACAGATCAACGACCATCACCTGGCCGCGGTTAACAAGGCGGTGAAGTCACGCGGCGCCTTCCTTCACAATATCATGCCGCTGATCTCCGCGCCCGAGCACGGCACAGTATTTGGCCTCAACGGGCAGCGGGGCCCGACCGCTCAGCAGTTGAAGGAGCTGCAAGATGCTTGCGAAGGGGAGATAGCCATGATGCGGCATTGCCGTCAGTGCCGCGCCGATGCTGTGGGTTTGCTCGGAGAGGATCGTAGCGCAGAGTTCACCACCGGCCAAGTCATGAAAATGGACATCAAATATGACCTCGAGATGCGCAAAGCTTATCAAGAAAGGGTGGAGGATGAGCGTGCCGCCAAAGTCACGGCCAACCAAGACGGGCTTGCGAAATTCACCGGCGAGATGAGCGAGATCACGCTTCTGGTCGCAGTCGCAACCAAAGGCTCCGGGCTGATCAACGAGCACTTTGGGCATGCAAAGGAATTTCAGGTGTACGAGCTTTCCACATCCGGGGTCAAATTCGTCGGCCACCGTCGCGTGGATGTCTATTGCCAAGGCGGTCATGGTGAGGAGGATAGGCTTTCGACCATCATCCGTGGCATCTCTGACTGCCATGCGGTGTTCGTTGCCAAGATCGGCGGCTGCCCGAAAAGCAATCTGATCAAGGCTGGAATCGAGCCGGTCGATCAATATGCGCATGAGTACATCGAGAAGTCGGCGATCGCTTGGTTCAGGTCTTATCTTGACAGGGTGAAAAGCGGCGAGATCCAGCACGCCAAGCGCGGCGACGCCGCGATTCGGCAGGGGGCCCTGATCTCGGCGGCGTAA
- a CDS encoding iron-sulfur cluster assembly accessory protein: MIDLTDRAVNAIRSAISSSTHPASGLRIIVEAGGCNGFKYRLGLAEEAKPDDTVIECGGVKVFVDDKSHEHLVGTTIDFVMALESPGFTFHNPNATSSCSCGKSFS, from the coding sequence ATGATTGACCTGACGGATCGCGCAGTGAATGCGATCAGGAGCGCAATTTCATCGTCGACGCACCCGGCAAGCGGCCTGCGCATTATAGTCGAGGCTGGCGGCTGCAACGGGTTCAAATATAGGCTCGGTCTGGCCGAGGAGGCGAAGCCTGACGACACAGTGATCGAGTGCGGCGGCGTGAAGGTGTTTGTCGATGACAAGAGCCATGAACATCTGGTCGGCACCACCATCGATTTTGTGATGGCGCTGGAGAGCCCGGGTTTCACCTTTCACAATCCGAACGCCACCTCAAGCTGCTCGTGCGGCAAATCATTCAGCTGA
- the nifT gene encoding putative nitrogen fixation protein NifT, whose translation MKIMIRRSPDAGLSIYVPKKDLEEPIVESEYETLWGGWIKIANGWVLDLPEMASDTPLPITINAKKRGENGDDP comes from the coding sequence GTGAAAATCATGATCCGCCGCTCTCCGGATGCGGGCCTGTCGATCTACGTGCCGAAGAAGGATCTCGAAGAGCCGATCGTGGAATCCGAGTACGAGACGCTCTGGGGCGGCTGGATCAAAATAGCTAATGGTTGGGTGCTCGATTTGCCCGAGATGGCGAGCGACACACCATTGCCGATCACAATCAACGCCAAAAAACGGGGCGAGAACGGGGACGATCCGTGA
- a CDS encoding polyprenyl synthetase family protein yields the protein MNNMQTCSTLHDDRTGVPALGGLGAQARGASGRLLPEIWMQDGAKRVEQALARLLCAEDDGETELMAAMRYATLYGGKRTRALLCLAAGALADTPAHMLDDVGAAIEMMHACTLVHDDLPAMDDDVLRRGLPTVHVKFGEATAILVGDALQAHAFLTLASLDAPGDNRIVLVRELAQAVSAKGAAGGQAIDLSLVGKHVELDRIVAMHRMKSGALVRASVRMGALCAIAEDATHAALYCALDRYSACFGLALQVVDDILDATADTATLGKTPGKDAAAQKPTCASIMGLQAARQFVLDLLRDAGEAIAPLGPRAERLAQILQRANAYLFKHAPCA from the coding sequence ATGAACAACATGCAGACCTGTTCCACGCTACACGACGACCGAACTGGCGTTCCCGCGCTCGGCGGATTGGGCGCGCAGGCGCGCGGCGCATCCGGCAGGCTGCTGCCGGAGATCTGGATGCAGGACGGCGCAAAGCGGGTCGAACAGGCGCTGGCGCGTCTTCTCTGCGCCGAAGACGACGGTGAGACCGAGCTGATGGCGGCGATGCGCTATGCCACCTTGTATGGCGGGAAGCGCACCCGCGCCTTGCTCTGTCTGGCTGCCGGCGCACTGGCCGACACGCCGGCGCACATGCTCGACGACGTCGGCGCCGCCATCGAGATGATGCACGCCTGTACCCTGGTCCACGACGACCTGCCCGCGATGGACGACGACGTGCTTCGCCGCGGCCTTCCGACCGTGCACGTCAAGTTCGGCGAAGCCACTGCGATCCTGGTCGGCGATGCGCTGCAGGCGCACGCCTTCCTGACCCTGGCGAGCCTGGATGCGCCGGGCGACAACCGTATCGTGCTCGTGCGCGAACTGGCGCAGGCGGTGTCAGCCAAGGGTGCCGCAGGCGGGCAGGCCATCGATCTGTCGCTGGTTGGAAAGCACGTCGAGCTGGACAGGATCGTGGCGATGCACCGGATGAAGAGCGGAGCGCTAGTGCGCGCGTCCGTTCGCATGGGCGCGCTATGCGCCATCGCGGAGGATGCCACGCACGCTGCGCTGTACTGTGCGCTCGATCGCTACAGCGCCTGTTTCGGCCTGGCGTTGCAGGTGGTCGACGACATTCTCGACGCGACAGCGGATACCGCGACGCTGGGCAAGACCCCCGGCAAGGACGCGGCGGCGCAGAAGCCGACCTGCGCGTCGATCATGGGGCTGCAGGCAGCGCGCCAGTTCGTGCTGGATCTGTTGCGCGACGCCGGGGAGGCCATCGCCCCGCTGGGGCCGCGTGCGGAACGGTTGGCGCAGATCCTGCAGCGGGCCAACGCGTATTTGTTCAAGCACGCGCCATGCGCATGA
- a CDS encoding host specificity protein, whose protein sequence is MYGRIVGSSSQSTGAGQADESGEAGDSPRFSETVASIASSGSSPAPYSLASDPPIIEIDRSSFMEGLERFLGSDIRHIASHPEEYSDRVSEKARRAATVAGSSLSTYDDPSKPAKFYSYQLGNETVGLLRAGGPALIKGEQFQQQFKRNDITSVVDLRVTHPLVENAGDILLEHQLRQDGDRPLVLSRPALEGMEPRLEKMGFVHMSRNYWALDPNQHPEVWTKNESNEWQRVDKPTKYLTKVEDSNTGSEASVESAEASEASSGGDPYAYLAEELERLDME, encoded by the coding sequence ATGTATGGCAGAATCGTTGGCTCATCCAGCCAGTCAACAGGTGCCGGCCAAGCCGATGAATCGGGAGAGGCCGGAGATAGCCCTCGCTTTTCGGAAACAGTTGCAAGCATCGCGTCAAGCGGGTCGTCGCCGGCGCCATATTCTCTCGCGTCCGATCCGCCTATTATAGAGATCGACCGATCTTCCTTCATGGAAGGACTGGAGAGATTTTTGGGCAGCGACATCAGGCACATCGCCAGTCACCCAGAAGAGTACTCGGACCGCGTGTCCGAGAAAGCCCGGCGCGCAGCAACGGTTGCTGGAAGCTCCCTCTCCACTTACGATGATCCAAGCAAGCCAGCAAAATTCTACAGCTATCAATTGGGTAACGAAACTGTCGGGCTTTTAAGGGCAGGTGGGCCGGCTCTAATCAAGGGGGAACAGTTTCAGCAACAATTTAAACGTAACGATATCACGTCCGTGGTTGACCTTCGGGTTACTCATCCGTTGGTCGAGAACGCGGGCGATATTCTGTTGGAGCATCAACTGCGACAGGACGGCGACCGTCCCTTGGTCTTGTCACGTCCTGCCTTGGAGGGCATGGAACCCCGTCTGGAAAAAATGGGTTTTGTCCACATGAGTCGTAATTATTGGGCGCTCGATCCTAACCAGCATCCCGAAGTGTGGACGAAGAACGAGAGCAACGAGTGGCAGCGAGTGGACAAACCTACGAAGTATCTTACTAAGGTCGAGGATAGTAACACCGGTTCTGAAGCAAGTGTCGAAAGTGCTGAAGCGAGTGAGGCCTCTTCAGGTGGTGATCCGTACGCCTACTTGGCGGAAGAACTCGAACGATTGGACATGGAGTAG
- the nifS gene encoding cysteine desulfurase NifS encodes MSGVRVPIYLDNNATTRTDPSVVQAMLPFFTEQFGNASSAHAFGGEAAAALKQARRSLRGLLGIAYDHEIVFTSGGTEAINAAILSALATQDGRDEIVTTSVEHSAVLALVEQLATRGVKTHIVPVDSRGRLDIEAFRCALGPRTAIASIMWANNETGTIFPVEFLAGLTREAGALFHTDAVQAMGKVRVDLKDSAIDMLSLSAHKLHGPKGIGALYLRKGTKFRPLIWGGAQERRRRGGTENIPGIVGLGKAAELAVERLEPERVRIGALRDRLEQGILHNGGCVALGDVSNRLANTANIAFDHLDGEAIVHHLDRAGIAVSLGSACSSGSMEPSHVLRAMQVPPWSLRGAVRFSLSRETSVAEVDAVVYALSDIVARLRATPGESAGLPGYAS; translated from the coding sequence TTGAGCGGGGTTCGAGTGCCGATTTACCTCGACAACAATGCGACGACGCGGACCGATCCATCCGTCGTGCAAGCCATGTTGCCGTTCTTCACCGAGCAATTTGGCAACGCCTCCTCCGCCCATGCGTTTGGCGGCGAAGCCGCAGCCGCGCTGAAGCAGGCGCGGCGTAGCTTGCGGGGGCTGCTGGGGATTGCCTACGATCATGAAATCGTTTTCACCTCCGGTGGGACCGAGGCTATTAATGCCGCCATCCTCTCCGCGCTTGCGACCCAGGATGGTCGCGACGAGATCGTTACCACCTCGGTTGAGCATTCGGCTGTCCTTGCGCTGGTCGAGCAACTGGCGACAAGAGGCGTCAAGACGCATATCGTACCGGTAGATTCCCGCGGCCGGCTTGACATCGAGGCGTTTCGCTGTGCGCTCGGGCCACGCACGGCGATTGCCTCCATTATGTGGGCCAACAACGAGACCGGCACGATTTTTCCTGTGGAGTTTCTCGCCGGCTTGACACGTGAGGCGGGTGCGCTGTTTCACACCGATGCGGTCCAGGCCATGGGCAAGGTGCGCGTTGACCTAAAGGACAGTGCGATCGATATGCTGTCGCTGTCCGCACACAAACTGCATGGACCCAAGGGAATCGGCGCGCTCTATCTGCGCAAAGGGACCAAGTTCCGGCCGCTGATCTGGGGCGGAGCACAGGAACGACGGCGCCGCGGCGGAACTGAGAATATTCCCGGCATCGTCGGTCTTGGAAAGGCTGCGGAGCTCGCGGTGGAGCGGCTCGAGCCGGAGCGCGTTCGCATTGGTGCGTTGCGCGACCGCCTGGAGCAAGGGATCTTGCACAATGGCGGGTGTGTTGCGCTTGGTGACGTCAGCAACCGGCTGGCGAACACGGCCAATATTGCCTTCGACCATCTCGATGGCGAAGCAATCGTCCATCATCTTGATCGTGCGGGCATTGCCGTGTCGCTCGGATCAGCCTGCAGCTCCGGCTCAATGGAGCCATCGCATGTTCTGCGCGCCATGCAGGTGCCGCCGTGGAGCTTGCGCGGCGCCGTGCGCTTTTCTCTGTCGCGTGAAACCTCCGTCGCGGAGGTCGATGCGGTCGTGTACGCACTGTCCGACATCGTGGCTCGCCTGCGCGCCACCCCGGGGGAGTCTGCCGGTCTGCCCGGCTATGCGTCATAG
- a CDS encoding nitrogen fixation protein NifZ — MSSIVRDSDVVELGGPPVFNFGEKVRANRTIRNDGTYRGKAIGDILVKKGDVGYVISIGTFLQQFYIYGVEFLESGYRVGMKRKELAPVDACEETDDLPLPEEAVS; from the coding sequence GTGAGCAGCATTGTTCGCGACAGCGACGTCGTCGAGCTCGGTGGGCCGCCTGTCTTCAACTTTGGCGAAAAAGTGCGAGCCAATCGTACCATCCGCAATGATGGCACCTATCGCGGCAAGGCGATTGGCGACATTTTGGTCAAGAAGGGAGACGTAGGTTACGTCATCTCGATCGGCACGTTCCTGCAGCAATTCTACATCTACGGGGTCGAGTTTTTGGAAAGCGGCTACCGCGTTGGCATGAAGCGCAAGGAACTCGCGCCGGTGGACGCGTGCGAGGAGACGGATGATCTGCCATTGCCGGAAGAGGCCGTGTCATGA
- a CDS encoding (2Fe-2S) ferredoxin domain-containing protein, which translates to MNAETEFELPQLYRHHVFACNTQRPPTHPHGSCGASGAQPLWDRMGKAIESQGLNDVGFTVAGCLGFCNSGPLMVIYPDGVWYRATTPEDVDEIVNSHLKQGKRVDRLVMVLKRS; encoded by the coding sequence ATGAACGCAGAAACCGAATTCGAGCTTCCTCAACTGTATAGACATCATGTCTTTGCCTGCAACACGCAGCGTCCGCCGACTCATCCGCACGGCAGCTGCGGCGCCTCGGGCGCGCAACCCTTGTGGGATCGGATGGGTAAGGCGATCGAATCGCAAGGCCTCAACGATGTCGGTTTCACGGTGGCGGGCTGCCTCGGCTTTTGTAATTCCGGCCCCCTGATGGTCATCTATCCCGACGGAGTCTGGTATCGCGCGACCACGCCTGAGGACGTTGACGAAATCGTAAACTCTCATCTCAAGCAAGGCAAACGTGTCGACCGCCTCGTGATGGTGCTAAAGCGCAGCTAG
- a CDS encoding 4Fe-4S binding protein yields MPFKIIASQCTSCSACEPLCPNVAISEKAGSFVIEPAKCTECIGYFEEPQCVAACPVDGTCVIDTSRPRYQAQA; encoded by the coding sequence GTGCCATTCAAGATCATTGCCTCGCAATGTACGAGCTGCTCGGCCTGCGAACCCCTATGCCCGAATGTTGCAATCTCGGAGAAGGCGGGGAGCTTCGTCATTGAACCGGCGAAGTGCACCGAATGCATAGGCTATTTCGAGGAACCGCAATGTGTCGCGGCCTGTCCGGTCGACGGTACCTGCGTCATTGACACGTCCCGGCCGCGTTACCAGGCGCAAGCCTAA
- a CDS encoding cytochrome P450 yields MDMLLNPLDRRHRLRHDIPVLPGAFPLVGHLPAIVCDLPRLLRRAERTLGSYFWLNFGPVGHQMTCMDPDAFALLRHKDVSSALIEEIAPELLGGTMVAQDGGAHRQARDAIKAAFLPKGLTEAGIGNLFAPVIRARVQAWRDRGDVTILRETGDLTLKLIFSLMGIPAQDLPGWHRKYRQLLQLIVAPRVDLPGLPLRRGRAARNWIDAQLRQFVRDARAHAARAGLINDMVSAFDRSDDALSDDVLVANIRLLLLGGHDTTASTMAWMVIELARQPVLWDALVEEAQRVGAVPTRHADLAQCPVAEALFRETLRVHPATTLLPRRALQELQLGQRRIPAGTHLCIPLVHFSTSALLHEAPDQFRLARWLQRTEPIRPVDMLQFGTGPHVCIGYHLVWLELVQFCIALALTMHKAGVRPRLLSDVEKGRRYYPTAHPSMTIRIGFS; encoded by the coding sequence ATGGACATGCTGCTCAACCCGCTGGACCGTCGGCACCGGCTGCGGCACGACATCCCGGTGCTGCCCGGCGCTTTCCCCCTGGTCGGGCATCTTCCCGCCATCGTCTGCGACCTGCCGCGCCTGCTGCGGCGCGCGGAACGGACGCTGGGCAGCTACTTCTGGCTGAATTTCGGCCCTGTCGGACACCAGATGACCTGCATGGATCCGGATGCGTTCGCATTGCTCCGGCACAAGGACGTGTCCTCGGCGCTGATCGAAGAGATCGCGCCCGAATTGCTTGGCGGAACGATGGTCGCCCAGGACGGTGGCGCGCACCGGCAGGCGCGCGATGCGATCAAGGCGGCGTTCCTGCCCAAGGGGCTGACCGAGGCCGGCATCGGCAACCTGTTCGCGCCCGTCATCCGGGCGCGGGTGCAGGCGTGGCGCGACCGCGGCGACGTAACCATCCTGCGCGAAACCGGCGATCTGACGCTCAAGCTCATCTTCAGCCTCATGGGAATCCCCGCGCAGGACCTGCCGGGATGGCATCGCAAGTACCGGCAACTGCTGCAGTTGATCGTCGCGCCCCGGGTCGACCTGCCCGGACTGCCCTTGCGGCGCGGCCGCGCCGCCCGCAACTGGATCGACGCGCAGTTGCGCCAGTTCGTCCGCGACGCGCGCGCGCATGCCGCGCGCGCCGGGTTGATCAACGACATGGTGAGCGCCTTCGATCGCAGCGACGATGCGCTCTCCGATGACGTCCTAGTCGCCAATATCCGCTTGCTGCTGCTTGGCGGTCACGACACCACCGCCTCGACGATGGCCTGGATGGTGATCGAGCTGGCGCGGCAGCCTGTGCTGTGGGACGCCCTGGTCGAGGAGGCGCAACGCGTGGGCGCGGTGCCGACCCGGCACGCGGACCTGGCGCAGTGTCCGGTCGCCGAGGCGCTGTTCCGCGAGACGCTGCGGGTGCATCCGGCGACCACGCTCCTGCCGCGTCGCGCGCTGCAGGAATTGCAACTCGGCCAACGGCGCATTCCCGCGGGCACCCATCTGTGCATCCCGCTGGTGCATTTCTCGACCTCGGCGCTGCTGCACGAGGCGCCTGATCAGTTCCGCCTGGCGCGGTGGCTGCAACGCACGGAGCCGATCCGTCCGGTGGACATGCTGCAGTTCGGTACCGGCCCACACGTCTGCATTGGCTACCACCTGGTATGGCTGGAACTGGTGCAGTTCTGCATCGCCTTGGCGCTGACCATGCACAAGGCCGGGGTGCGGCCGCGGTTGCTGAGCGACGTCGAAAAAGGCCGGCGCTATTACCCGACCGCACATCCGTCCATGACAATCCGCATCGGATTCTCATGA
- a CDS encoding Rieske 2Fe-2S domain-containing protein, which produces MQSDAIYAICGFNDIPSRRAMGFHLIVVDAEGNHRPWSIVVVRWGKKVFGYVNKCPHNSVNLDWERNEFLDPYGVRLMCGKHGSTFELGTGQCVEGPCKGRALTPIALTVQDGDICVVGMRLVEDDVSPNE; this is translated from the coding sequence ATGCAGTCAGACGCAATCTATGCGATTTGTGGCTTTAACGACATTCCAAGCCGCCGGGCCATGGGATTCCATCTTATAGTCGTCGATGCCGAGGGCAACCACCGGCCGTGGTCCATCGTTGTCGTGCGATGGGGTAAGAAGGTGTTTGGCTATGTCAATAAATGCCCGCACAACAGCGTCAATCTAGACTGGGAGCGGAACGAATTCCTGGATCCATACGGCGTCCGGCTGATGTGCGGCAAGCACGGATCGACCTTCGAACTCGGCACGGGGCAGTGCGTCGAAGGTCCATGTAAGGGGAGAGCGCTCACGCCGATCGCGTTGACAGTTCAGGATGGAGATATTTGTGTTGTCGGGATGCGTCTTGTCGAAGACGATGTGTCCCCAAACGAATGA
- a CDS encoding nitrogen fixation protein NifZ: protein MTESGFPKYRRGQRVKTAVDIINDGSFPNTEPEGLLLGAGATGEIIRVAIHTEANVPIYTVDFGERLLIGCLEEEITVL from the coding sequence ATGACTGAGTCCGGCTTTCCGAAATATCGGCGGGGCCAACGCGTCAAAACCGCAGTCGACATCATCAACGATGGCTCTTTTCCCAATACGGAGCCCGAGGGGCTCTTGCTCGGCGCCGGAGCGACCGGCGAGATCATCAGGGTCGCTATCCATACCGAAGCGAACGTGCCGATCTATACGGTCGATTTTGGTGAGCGGCTGCTCATCGGCTGTCTTGAAGAAGAAATCACAGTGCTTTGA
- a CDS encoding OmpW family outer membrane protein, with product MENSMRPRTILRTASLLALATSFSAASISVQAADLASAPVYYKSPPIEPFNPWMIRLRVLGVLPDTAGSSVNVAGAPPLSSPSSRLSISDQAIPELDITYFFTKNIAAELILGVTSHHISGNGTLNGLDIGKAWLLPPTLTLQYHFTDFGPLKPYIGAGINYTVFFNQTAANTSLAGLAVTDLHIRNQFGAAVQFGFDYMLDRHWGLNFDVKKLWLRPDYSATVNNAIAVTGRANIDPWLVSGGITYKF from the coding sequence ATGGAGAACTCGATGAGACCAAGAACAATTCTGAGGACGGCATCGTTGCTCGCGCTCGCGACCTCGTTCAGTGCCGCTAGCATCTCGGTACAGGCCGCGGATCTGGCCAGCGCGCCGGTCTATTACAAATCCCCCCCGATCGAACCCTTCAATCCGTGGATGATCCGCCTGCGCGTGCTTGGCGTTTTGCCGGATACCGCAGGCAGCTCGGTCAACGTCGCCGGGGCGCCGCCGCTGTCCTCGCCAAGTTCTCGGCTGTCGATCAGCGATCAAGCGATACCGGAGCTCGACATCACCTATTTCTTCACAAAGAATATTGCCGCAGAACTCATTCTCGGCGTGACCAGTCATCACATCAGCGGCAACGGCACGCTCAATGGGCTAGATATCGGCAAAGCTTGGCTGTTGCCGCCAACGTTGACCCTGCAATATCACTTCACCGATTTCGGGCCGCTCAAGCCCTACATCGGCGCGGGCATCAACTACACCGTGTTTTTCAACCAAACCGCAGCCAATACGTCGCTCGCGGGCCTTGCAGTGACAGATTTGCACATCAGAAACCAGTTTGGCGCCGCGGTCCAATTCGGCTTCGATTACATGCTTGACCGTCACTGGGGCCTCAACTTCGACGTGAAGAAGTTGTGGCTGCGTCCGGATTATTCGGCGACCGTAAACAATGCGATTGCCGTCACCGGGCGCGCCAATATCGACCCATGGCTTGTCAGCGGCGGCATCACTTACAAATTCTGA
- a CDS encoding SIR2 family protein: MKAPPQIDFVNATDAEAILADVAAGLRANSVVPYLGPGLAELSRPEVPTTPEALAGFFASKIALPRRAKGNAWASAQHIEISKHRSTVTALMAHAFAPTVEPTRLHHHLASLSLPVIVDAWYDGAMRAALDKRDGWGEVQGITRVGIGESSWYRFYDSVGREVDSVVAGSWATVLYKPHGGVQPAKNFLISDSDYVEVLTEIDIQTPIPDIIKERRSGQSFLFIGCRFNDQLLRSYARQIIKRSADTHYAIVDPDALSRNELCFLLEQGLTPLVIGLPRAVEILLTN; this comes from the coding sequence GTGAAGGCGCCCCCGCAGATCGATTTTGTCAATGCGACCGATGCAGAGGCCATTCTCGCGGACGTCGCTGCCGGGCTGAGGGCCAACAGCGTTGTTCCCTATCTCGGGCCTGGCCTCGCCGAACTCTCCAGACCCGAGGTGCCGACGACACCCGAGGCGTTAGCCGGCTTCTTCGCCAGCAAGATTGCGCTGCCGCGGCGGGCCAAGGGCAATGCGTGGGCGTCGGCGCAGCATATCGAGATCAGCAAACATCGTTCTACCGTGACGGCATTGATGGCGCATGCCTTCGCTCCGACGGTCGAGCCGACGCGGTTGCACCATCATCTTGCGTCTCTGTCGCTGCCCGTCATAGTCGACGCATGGTACGATGGCGCGATGCGCGCGGCGCTGGACAAGCGCGATGGATGGGGCGAAGTGCAGGGCATCACCCGCGTCGGCATCGGCGAAAGCAGTTGGTATCGCTTTTATGACTCGGTTGGCCGAGAGGTCGACAGTGTCGTGGCCGGCAGCTGGGCGACGGTGCTGTATAAGCCGCATGGCGGCGTGCAGCCGGCCAAGAACTTCCTGATCTCTGACTCGGACTATGTCGAGGTGCTGACCGAAATCGATATCCAGACACCGATACCTGACATCATCAAGGAAAGGCGGAGCGGACAGAGCTTTCTGTTCATCGGTTGTCGTTTCAACGATCAATTGTTGCGTAGCTATGCGCGGCAGATCATCAAGCGTTCGGCCGACACGCACTATGCGATCGTTGATCCGGACGCGCTCTCACGCAACGAGCTCTGTTTTCTGCTCGAGCAGGGCCTGACGCCGCTTGTGATTGGGCTCCCTCGCGCGGTGGAGATACTGCTCACCAATTGA
- a CDS encoding DUF3024 domain-containing protein — MNAALMRKAKTGLVPHPNELDRKRIERGLSLRKRYLYVSPNVTPVRGGYLVESPCCSRNIDKDGGLVDVALILYDAVSGIWKLFCKNHAQGIWEFYSLYHRLTSAIDELNADPERLFWR; from the coding sequence ATGAATGCCGCGCTGATGAGGAAGGCAAAGACCGGGCTGGTGCCTCACCCAAACGAGCTCGATCGCAAGCGGATCGAGCGCGGCTTGAGCTTGCGCAAGCGCTATCTCTATGTCTCGCCGAACGTGACGCCGGTGAGGGGAGGCTATCTCGTCGAGAGTCCCTGTTGCTCGCGCAATATCGACAAGGATGGCGGTCTAGTCGATGTCGCGTTGATTCTTTATGATGCCGTGAGCGGAATCTGGAAGCTGTTTTGCAAGAACCACGCGCAAGGAATCTGGGAATTTTACAGCCTCTACCACCGCCTCACTTCAGCAATCGACGAATTGAACGCGGATCCGGAGCGTCTGTTCTGGCGATGA